A window from Mya arenaria isolate MELC-2E11 chromosome 9, ASM2691426v1 encodes these proteins:
- the LOC128245481 gene encoding uncharacterized protein LOC128245481, whose translation MKIIGTVLLVAALASANSLQDDEVITNTTQIVIGPGGEIYHLATIPSENKEEVEITDEDGNHITTVHNFINEGYIVENPTHRDVCFIRQSSDGNSTCFVENPVKNALPSSLQDICQGRERVTLKPFACDHPALDAAVPQADKRSIMVTHCVYDRHVNTVCSSKYCCKKFIWCWKHCCKYTVKVSWTRRCITGHSSAF comes from the exons GATGACGAAGTTATCACAAACACCACACAGATTGTAATTGGTCCGGGCGGCGAAATTTACCACCTTGCGACCATCCCGTCCGAAAACAAGGAGGAGGTAGAGATCACCGATGAGGATGGGAATCACATCACAACTGTCCATAACTTCATCAATGAG GGATATATCGTGGAAAACCCGACGCACCGAGACGTTTGTTTCATCAGACAG TCTTCTGATGGAAACAGCACATGTTTTGTCGAGAACCCAGTAAAGAACGCTCTACCTTCGTCATTGCAAGATATATGTCAAGGAAGGGAACGCGTCACCCTGAAGCCATTCGCATGTGATCACCCTGCACTTGACG CTGCAGTTCCACAGGCCGATAAAAGGAGCATTATGGTCACACACTGCGTCTACGACCGTCATGTGAACACAGTATGCTCCAGTAAATACTGCTGTAAAAAGTTTATTTGGTGTTGGAAGCACTGCTGCAAATACACCGTGAAGGTCAGCTGGACCAGGAGGTGCATCACCGGTCATTCCTcggctttttaa